Genomic DNA from Pseudomonas fluorescens:
CCAGCAACTGACCACCCTGATTGCGGTCGACCAATGGAATCAGGCGATAACCGACTTCCAGGCCGATCATGTCGATTGGCGTCACGTCATCCCAGCCCAGTTCCTTGGTTTCCATGGCGCGGGCCGGCGACGGCAGCAGTTCCTGCTGACGCTTGACCTCTTGCAGGGCCTGGACTTTCTGCGCGTTCTGCTTTTTCCAGAACAGGTAGGCACCACCCGCTGCGGCGGCGGCCATGGTCAAGAAGGAAATGTGCGGCATGCCTGGCACCAGGCCCATCACCGCCATCAGACCGGCGGCAACGGCCAGGGCCTTGGGCGAGGCGAACATCTGCCGGCCGATCTGCTTGCCCATGTCTTCGGAGCCCGAAGCACGGGTCACCATGATCGCGGCCGCTGTGGATAACAACAGTGATGGCAATTGCGCCACCAAACCGTCACCGATAGTCAACAAGGCGTAGACCTTGCCGGCGTCGCCAAACGTCATGTTGTGCTGGAAGATACCGACGGCCATGCCGCCGATCAGGTTGATGAACAGAATAAGCAAACCGGCGATGGCGTCACCGCGTACGAATTTGCTGGCACCGTCCATGGAACCGTAGAACTCGGCCTCCTGGGCCACTTCCAGACGACGCAGCTTGGCCTGGCCCTGGTCGATCAGGCCGGCGTTGAGGTCGGCGTCGATCGCCATTTGCTTGCCGGGCATCGCATCGAGGGTAAAACGCGCACTCACCTCGGAAATCCGCCCGGCGCCCTTGGTCACCACGACGAAGTTGATGATCATCAAGATGGCGAAGACCACGATACCGACCACGTAGTTGCCGCCGATCACCACCTCACCGAAGGCCTGGATCACCTTGCCGGCGGCAGCGTGCCCGTCCTGACCATGGAGCATGACCACCCGGGTGGATGCCACGTTCAGCGCCAGGCGCAACAGCGTGGCCACCAGCAGAATGGTCGGGAATACGGCGAAATCCAGCGGCCGCAGGGCGTATACACACACCAGCAGCACAACGATCGACAGAGCGATGTTGAACGTGAAGAACACGTCCAGCAGGAACGGCGGCACCGGCAGCATCATCATGGCGAGCATGACCAGCAGCAACAGCGGCACGCCCAGATTACCCCGGCTGAGGTCTACGACATTGCTGCGCGCGGTGCTGAACAACTGAGAGCGATCCACCAATATTCCCCGTTCCTGTGAAGCAAACTTTTGACGCCCCGGACGGGCGCAGACGGGGTATTGCAAGAAGCCTTCCAACTTTGGCCGCAGGTAGGAACAGAGGGCGCTACAGGAAAAATCATGCCCCGCCGAACGCAGAACCTGTGGTGAGGGGATTTATCCCCGACGGGCTGCGAAGCGGCCCCTGAATCTGGGATATTCAGGTATGCCTGGGGAATTGAGTGGGTCTGGTTTGGGGCCGCTTCGCAGCCCAGCGGGGATAAATCCCCTCGCCACAGGGGCCACCGTACCCCCGCTCCAAACAGTTCTGCACCTGGTTCAACGCCTGCAATAGCCAGACTCAGGAATCCCGTCGCAAATCCGGCGGAATCGGCAAATCCTTGAGTGGCTCGGGGCGTTTGCCCTTGCCGGCGCGGTGTTGGCGGATCTGGTAGACGTAGGCCAGCACTTGGGCCACAGCCAGGTACAGGCCGCCAGGGATTTCCTGATCGAGTTCGGTGGAGTAGTAAATCGATCGCGCCAGGGCCGGGGATTCGAGCAACATCACTTCATTGGCCACGGCGATTTCACGGATTTTCAGTGCCAGGAAGTCACTGCCCTTGGCCAGCAACACCGGAGCGTTGCCTTTCTCGGGGTCGTACTTGAGGGCAACGGCGTAGTGAGTCGGGTTGGTGATGACCACATCGGCGTCGGGGATCGCCGCCATCATCCGCCGCTGGGACACCTCGCGCTGCAACTGACGGATCCGCTGCTTGACCTCCGGCTTGCCCTCCTGGTCCTTGTGCTCGTCGCGTATCTCCTGCTTGGTCATCATCAACTTCTGCTTGCTCTGATACAGCTGGATCGGCACGTCGATGGCGGCGATCAGGATCAGGCCGCAGGCCATCCACAATGTGCTCCAGCCCACCAGCTGCACACTATGGATAATGGCCTGCTCCAGAGGCTCATGGGCGATGCGCAACAGGTCGTCAATGTCGGACTGCAAGACGGTGAGCGCCACAAACAGAATCAGCAGGAATTTCCCAAAAGCCTTGAGCAGCTCCATCAGCGCCGTAGTAGAAAACATACGTTTGATGCCGGCGGCCGGATTCATCCGACTGAATTTAGGGGCCAAGCTCTTGCCGGCGAACAGCCAGCCACCGAGGGAAATAGGGCCGATGATGGCAGCCAACAACAAGAAGAGCAGGACTGGCTGTACCGACAGAATCGCAATTTTCCCCGAGTGCAGCAGATACTGCCCCATCGCTCCCGGACTCAGCAGCACTTCACGGGGCAGGGAGAAATTCAGCCGCATGATTTCCAGCAAGTCCAAAGCCAACCCACCACCATAAATCAGCAACCCACCCGCCCCGGCCAGCATCACCGCCAGCGTGTTGAGCTCCTTGGATCGGGCAATCTCACCCTTTTCCCGGGACTCGCGCAGGCGTTTTTCCGTGGGGTCTTCTGTCTTGTCCTGACCACTCTCGCTCTCGGCCATGGTTCAGCGCGCCTGTGCCATGTCGCGTAAAAGCTGCAAGGCCTGGGTGGCCAGCGGCTGATACTGGTTGAGGATATCCCCCAGGCTGACCCAGAAAATCACCATGCCCAGCACAAGGGTGAGCGGGAAACCAATGGAGAAAATATTCAACTGCGGCGCCGCGCGGGTCATCACGCCAAACGCGATGTTGACGATCAGCAACGCGGTGATTGCCGGCAATACCAGCACCATCGCCGCACCCAGGACCCAGCCGAGCTTGCCGGCGATTTCCCAGAAATGATTGACCAGCAACGCACTGCCCACCGGCATCGTGGTGAAACTCTCGGTCAACACCTCGAACACCACCAGATGCCCGTTCATGGCGAGGAACAACAGAGTCACCAGCATCGTCAGGAACTGACCGATCACCGCCGTGTTGACGCCGTTGGTAGGGTCGATCATGGACGCGAAGGCCATGCCCATCTGGATCGAGATGATTTGCCCGGCCACCACGAAGGCCTGGAAGAACAGCTGCAGCGAAAACCCCATCAAGGCGCCGATGAGGATCTGCTCGGCGATCAACATCAGGCCGCTGAGATCCAAGGCATTGACCGGCGGCATCGGTGGTAACCCAGGCGCAATGACCACCGTGATGGCCAAGGCGAAATACAGCCGCACGCGGGTCGGCACCAGGGTCGTACCGAAGACCGGCATGCTCATCAGCACCGCGGTGACGCGAAACAGCGGCAGGATGAACGACGCCACCCAGGTACTGATCTGGGTGTCCGTCAGCGCGAGCATCGACATGGGGTCAGCCGATCAACTGCGGAATACTGCCATACAGCTGCAGGATGTATTCCATGAAGGTTTGTACCAGCCAGGGGCCAGCAACGATCAGCGTCACCAGCATCACCAGCAGGCGCGGCAGGAAGCTCAAGGTCTGTTCGTTGATCTGGGTCGCGGCCTGGAACATTGCCACCAGCAACCCCACCAGCAGACTGGGGATCACCAGGATGGCAACCATTATGGTCGTCAGCCAGAGTGCTTCACGGAACAGGTCTACCGCTACTTCAGGCGTCATATCGCCCTCCCCGCACAAAAGGCCTAAACACCGCCGAAACTGCCCGCCAGGGTACCGATGATCAGCGCCCAGCCATCCACCAGCACAAACAGCATGATCTTGAACGGCAGGGAAATGATCAGCGGAGAGAGCATCATCATGCCCATGGCCATCAGGATACTGGCGACCACCAGGTCAATGATCAGGAACGGGATGAAAATCATGAAGCCGATCTGGAACGCGGTCTTGAGTTCAGAGGTCACGAACGCTGGCACCAGGATGGTCAGCGGCGCCTGGTCGGCACTGGGGATATCGGTGCGCTTGGACAGGCGCATGAACAGCTCCAGGTCGCTGCTGCGGGTCTGGGCCAGCATGAAATCCTTGATCGGCACTTCAGCCTTGGCCACGGCATCCTGGGCGGTGATTTTTTCTGCCAGGTAAGGTTGCAGCGCATCCTGGTTCACCCGGTCGAACACCGGCGCCATGATGAACATGGTCAAAAACAGCGCCATACCGGTGAGGATCTGGTTCGAGGGGGTCTGTTGCAGGCCCAGGGCCTGGCGCAGGATCGAAAAGACAATGATGATCCGGGTGAAGCTGGTCATCAGCATGACGAACGCCGGGATGAAGCTCAGCGCGGTCATGATCAGCAGGATCTGCAGGCTGACCGAGTATTCCTGGGCCCCTTCGGCGTTGGTTCCGAGGGTGATCGCCGGGATCGACAGCGGATCGGCGGCGAACGCCAACGGTGCGGCCAGCATCAAGGCCAATGCCAACAGAATGCGCAATGGCATTACTTTTTATCCTTCTGGTCTTTACCCAACAGTTCCATGAGGCGCTGGGCAAATTCGGGGCTGGCCTGCTCGGCGGAGGGCACCTGCACCGGCTCCTTGAGGACGTGCAAGGCGGTGATGGTACCCGGGCTCAAGCCGAGCAGGATCTGCTCGTTACCGACCTGTACCAGCACCAGCCGGTCGCGCGGTCCGAGCGCGCGGGAACCGACGATGTCGATGACCTGCCCCTTGCCAGCCGGCCCCGCCTGCTGCACACGCCGCAACAACCAGGCGAGAAAGAAGATCAAGCCCAGAACCAGCAGCAAGCCGAGCACCAACTGCGCCAATTGCCCGGCGATACCACTGCCTGCTACCGGCGCAGCGGCGGCCGTGGCAACCGGTTCGGCCGCCAGCACACTCAATGGCAGCATCGCGGCTGCAGCGAAGAAACCTTTCACTCAGCGCAACTTCTTGATGCGTTCGCTCGGGCTGATCACGTCCGTCAGGCGAATGCCGAACTTCTCATTGACCACCACCACTTCGCCATGGGCGATCAAGGTGCCGTTGACCAGTACGTCGAGCGGCTCGCCGGCCAGGCGGTCCAGTTCGATCACCGAACCCTGGTTGAGCTGCAGCAGGTTGCGGATGTTGATGTCGGTGCTGCCCACTTCCATGGAGATCGACACCGGGATATCGAGGATCACATCCAGGTTCGGACCATCGAGCGTCACCGGCTCATGACTCTTCGGCACGCTGCCAAATTCTTCCATCTGCAGGCGACTGGACGCATGGGCGCCAGTGTCGGCGGCCAGCAAGGCGTCGATGTCGGCTTGCCCGGCATCGCCGGTTTCTTCCAGGGCCGCGGCCCATTCGTCGGCCAGCGCCTGGTCATCCTGGGTATTCATATCGTCAGC
This window encodes:
- the flhA gene encoding flagellar biosynthesis protein FlhA, producing the protein MDRSQLFSTARSNVVDLSRGNLGVPLLLLVMLAMMMLPVPPFLLDVFFTFNIALSIVVLLVCVYALRPLDFAVFPTILLVATLLRLALNVASTRVVMLHGQDGHAAAGKVIQAFGEVVIGGNYVVGIVVFAILMIINFVVVTKGAGRISEVSARFTLDAMPGKQMAIDADLNAGLIDQGQAKLRRLEVAQEAEFYGSMDGASKFVRGDAIAGLLILFINLIGGMAVGIFQHNMTFGDAGKVYALLTIGDGLVAQLPSLLLSTAAAIMVTRASGSEDMGKQIGRQMFASPKALAVAAGLMAVMGLVPGMPHISFLTMAAAAAGGAYLFWKKQNAQKVQALQEVKRQQELLPSPARAMETKELGWDDVTPIDMIGLEVGYRLIPLVDRNQGGQLLARIKGVRKKLSQDLGFLMPTVHIRDNLDLAPSAYRLTLMGVILAEAEIYPDRELAINPGQVYGSLNGITAKDPAFGLEAVWIEISQRAQAQSLGYTVVDASTVVATHLNQILYKHSSELIGHEEVQQLLQVLAKGSPKLAEELVPGVVSLSQLLKVLQALLAEQVPVRDIRSIAEAIANNASKSQDTAALVAAVRVGVSRAIVQSIVGTESELPVITLEPRLEQILLNSLQKAGQGSEEGVLLEPSMAEKLQRSLIEAAQRQEMQGQPVILLVAGPIRAMLSRFGRLAVPGLHVLAYQEIPDNKQVTIVATVGPNG
- the fliQ gene encoding flagellar biosynthesis protein FliQ, which gives rise to MTPEVAVDLFREALWLTTIMVAILVIPSLLVGLLVAMFQAATQINEQTLSFLPRLLVMLVTLIVAGPWLVQTFMEYILQLYGSIPQLIG
- the fliP gene encoding flagellar type III secretion system pore protein FliP (The bacterial flagellar biogenesis protein FliP forms a type III secretion system (T3SS)-type pore required for flagellar assembly.), translated to MPLRILLALALMLAAPLAFAADPLSIPAITLGTNAEGAQEYSVSLQILLIMTALSFIPAFVMLMTSFTRIIIVFSILRQALGLQQTPSNQILTGMALFLTMFIMAPVFDRVNQDALQPYLAEKITAQDAVAKAEVPIKDFMLAQTRSSDLELFMRLSKRTDIPSADQAPLTILVPAFVTSELKTAFQIGFMIFIPFLIIDLVVASILMAMGMMMLSPLIISLPFKIMLFVLVDGWALIIGTLAGSFGGV
- the flhB gene encoding flagellar biosynthesis protein FlhB, whose product is MAESESGQDKTEDPTEKRLRESREKGEIARSKELNTLAVMLAGAGGLLIYGGGLALDLLEIMRLNFSLPREVLLSPGAMGQYLLHSGKIAILSVQPVLLFLLLAAIIGPISLGGWLFAGKSLAPKFSRMNPAAGIKRMFSTTALMELLKAFGKFLLILFVALTVLQSDIDDLLRIAHEPLEQAIIHSVQLVGWSTLWMACGLILIAAIDVPIQLYQSKQKLMMTKQEIRDEHKDQEGKPEVKQRIRQLQREVSQRRMMAAIPDADVVITNPTHYAVALKYDPEKGNAPVLLAKGSDFLALKIREIAVANEVMLLESPALARSIYYSTELDQEIPGGLYLAVAQVLAYVYQIRQHRAGKGKRPEPLKDLPIPPDLRRDS
- the fliO gene encoding flagellar biosynthetic protein FliO — its product is MLPLSVLAAEPVATAAAAPVAGSGIAGQLAQLVLGLLLVLGLIFFLAWLLRRVQQAGPAGKGQVIDIVGSRALGPRDRLVLVQVGNEQILLGLSPGTITALHVLKEPVQVPSAEQASPEFAQRLMELLGKDQKDKK
- the fliN gene encoding flagellar motor switch protein FliN produces the protein MADDMNTQDDQALADEWAAALEETGDAGQADIDALLAADTGAHASSRLQMEEFGSVPKSHEPVTLDGPNLDVILDIPVSISMEVGSTDINIRNLLQLNQGSVIELDRLAGEPLDVLVNGTLIAHGEVVVVNEKFGIRLTDVISPSERIKKLR
- the fliR gene encoding flagellar biosynthetic protein FliR, translating into MSMLALTDTQISTWVASFILPLFRVTAVLMSMPVFGTTLVPTRVRLYFALAITVVIAPGLPPMPPVNALDLSGLMLIAEQILIGALMGFSLQLFFQAFVVAGQIISIQMGMAFASMIDPTNGVNTAVIGQFLTMLVTLLFLAMNGHLVVFEVLTESFTTMPVGSALLVNHFWEIAGKLGWVLGAAMVLVLPAITALLIVNIAFGVMTRAAPQLNIFSIGFPLTLVLGMVIFWVSLGDILNQYQPLATQALQLLRDMAQAR